A portion of the Nitratidesulfovibrio termitidis HI1 genome contains these proteins:
- a CDS encoding diguanylate cyclase — protein sequence MNDDASNEAFPLPGLPGKAWLFKALSIYCCAVWVDIVAFPFPLSRQTPLSLGSGVAMVICLRVGWLGVPLVMLLSLAVSLLTNSAQPFDFTLAEALAEAMAGGIAAWLMRRVFTKPPTSVPDLFRVMGYVFMPAALVGAGIITSQQLLGERISRPEAMNLFATLVMGLSLGPLLVYPLYRNWTTYPLPTRAECRWIAGGLCGILLCLFPAFNGFGGLVYLILPLLLLLAYHVRLNGLTLVLTVSMMAVTYMATWGFGPFQMPTTGEATFMLATFLCSTTLVALAVSLHNSQLLNADSCSLMWQQKAMCDPLTGIFNRSRFDTVLDMELRRMQRTEDVLSLLMIDVDHFKAYNDTYGHPAGDSCLQVVARTLSAIVHRAPDMVARYGGEEFACVLPNTPEQGAFKVAESIRRAVADLNTAHSGSPVGHLTISVGVTTVRGGMDVTPRQVINMADRALYQSKTEGRDRVVAAPPLAAHESLPPRGELVRFVWSPFYECGDQHIDGQHRHLLELGNQLLTAFLHDTPHADCLALLHDLVDDLAIHFRDEELFQRRIGYPEADEHALIHAALLGAAHDLKAQYERSQTPLGDVIGIVTREVVMRHMLKDDFKFHPYVPRHTA from the coding sequence ATGAACGACGATGCATCCAATGAAGCCTTCCCGCTTCCCGGCCTGCCAGGCAAAGCATGGCTTTTCAAGGCGCTCAGCATCTATTGCTGTGCCGTGTGGGTGGACATTGTCGCCTTTCCCTTCCCGCTCAGCAGGCAGACCCCGCTAAGCCTGGGCTCAGGTGTCGCCATGGTGATCTGCCTGCGTGTCGGCTGGCTGGGTGTTCCCCTCGTCATGCTGCTGTCGCTGGCCGTATCGCTGCTGACAAACTCGGCCCAGCCCTTCGACTTCACCCTGGCCGAAGCCCTGGCCGAAGCCATGGCCGGGGGCATAGCCGCGTGGCTCATGCGGCGTGTCTTCACCAAGCCGCCCACCAGCGTGCCCGACCTGTTCCGGGTCATGGGCTACGTCTTCATGCCCGCCGCCCTCGTGGGGGCCGGCATCATCACGTCGCAGCAACTCCTTGGCGAGCGCATTTCCCGGCCCGAGGCCATGAACCTGTTCGCCACCCTGGTTATGGGACTCTCCCTCGGCCCGTTGCTGGTCTACCCCCTATACCGGAACTGGACCACGTACCCTCTCCCCACCCGTGCCGAATGCCGCTGGATCGCGGGGGGATTGTGCGGCATCCTGCTGTGCCTGTTCCCGGCGTTCAACGGGTTCGGCGGGCTCGTCTATCTTATCCTGCCGCTGCTGCTGCTGCTGGCTTACCATGTGCGCCTGAACGGATTGACGCTGGTGCTCACGGTCAGCATGATGGCGGTGACCTACATGGCCACCTGGGGATTCGGCCCATTCCAGATGCCCACCACGGGCGAAGCCACCTTCATGCTCGCGACGTTCCTGTGCAGTACCACGCTGGTGGCGTTGGCGGTGAGCCTGCACAACAGCCAGTTGCTGAACGCGGACAGTTGCAGCCTGATGTGGCAGCAGAAGGCCATGTGCGACCCGCTGACAGGCATCTTCAACAGAAGCCGCTTCGATACGGTGCTGGACATGGAACTGCGCCGGATGCAGCGGACCGAGGACGTGCTGTCGCTGCTCATGATCGACGTGGATCACTTCAAGGCCTACAACGACACCTATGGACATCCCGCGGGCGACTCCTGCCTGCAGGTCGTGGCCCGTACCCTGAGCGCCATAGTGCACCGCGCGCCGGACATGGTGGCCCGCTACGGCGGCGAGGAATTCGCCTGCGTGTTGCCGAACACGCCGGAACAGGGCGCATTCAAGGTGGCCGAGAGTATCCGCCGGGCCGTGGCCGACCTGAACACCGCCCATTCCGGCTCGCCTGTGGGGCACCTCACCATCAGCGTGGGCGTGACCACCGTGCGGGGGGGGATGGACGTAACGCCGCGCCAGGTCATCAACATGGCCGACCGCGCCCTGTACCAGTCCAAGACGGAGGGCCGGGACAGGGTAGTCGCCGCGCCGCCACTGGCCGCGCACGAAAGCTTGCCGCCTCGGGGCGAACTGGTGCGCTTCGTGTGGAGCCCGTTTTACGAATGCGGCGACCAGCACATCGACGGCCAGCACCGCCATCTGCTCGAACTTGGCAACCAGTTGCTGACCGCCTTCCTGCACGATACCCCGCACGCCGACTGCCTGGCCTTGCTCCACGACCTGGTCGACGATCTGGCCATCCACTTCCGGGACGAAGAGCTTTTCCAGCGCAGGATCGGCTACCCCGAAGCCGACGAGCACGCCCTGATACACGCCGCTCTCCTCGGCGCCGCCCACGACCTGAAGGCGCAGTACGAACGCTCCCAGACGCCCCTTGGCGATGTGATCGGCATCGTCACGCGCGAAGTGGTCATGAGGCACATGCTGAAGGACGACTTCAAGTTCCATCCGTACGTACCCCGGCACACCGCGTAA
- a CDS encoding MgtC/SapB family protein, with protein MNEFVTQLHDLLPDIARLAASAVFGALVGYERERKGQAAGFRTNMLVAVAACLLGQLSLYISAIAHADAARVASYAVSGIGFIGGGAILKGKSRVRGLTTATMLWVVTGVGLSVGVGMYVPALCTALVVTAIVYLSPQMHRVSAHAQRYYTLTVSSPGGSAPFDAVVAALHGFGCEDVQISVYECDAATDRCRLVVRIATDEDLDWHALVQMVRTIPDVSSVYLGESGVP; from the coding sequence ATGAACGAATTCGTCACCCAACTCCACGACCTGCTGCCCGACATCGCCCGCCTTGCCGCCTCCGCCGTCTTTGGCGCGCTGGTGGGCTACGAGCGGGAACGCAAGGGACAGGCCGCCGGTTTCCGCACCAACATGCTGGTGGCCGTGGCCGCCTGTCTGCTGGGCCAGCTTTCGCTGTACATCTCCGCCATCGCCCATGCCGATGCCGCCCGCGTGGCCTCGTACGCCGTGTCGGGCATCGGGTTCATCGGCGGCGGGGCCATCCTCAAAGGCAAGAGCCGGGTACGCGGCCTGACCACGGCCACCATGCTGTGGGTGGTGACCGGGGTGGGGCTTTCCGTTGGCGTCGGCATGTACGTGCCCGCCCTGTGCACGGCGCTGGTGGTGACGGCCATCGTCTACCTGTCACCGCAGATGCACCGCGTGTCGGCCCATGCGCAACGCTACTACACGCTCACCGTGTCCTCTCCGGGTGGGTCCGCCCCCTTCGACGCGGTGGTGGCCGCCTTGCACGGCTTCGGGTGTGAAGACGTGCAGATTTCGGTCTACGAATGCGACGCCGCCACGGACCGCTGCCGACTGGTGGTGCGTATCGCCACCGACGAGGACCTGGACTGGCACGCCCTGGTGCAAATGGTACGGACCATCCCCGACGTGTCGTCGGTGTACCTTGGCGAATCGGGCGTCCCCTAA
- a CDS encoding BPL-N domain-containing protein, whose product MSTLHILWDESHVWGLLAWRAVESMGLPYRLVRAQEIADGLLSRNPPALLLVPGGTARLKADALGDTGMRAVRDYVAGGGRYLGFCGGAGLGLTGEHGLGLCPWSRASFTDRMQHFVSGHIHATVSAGHPLVPHALPPEPALPVWWPGRFAPEDGHDVEILARYTEPGSDFWVADLPLDTLPPGTFTEWEDLYGIRLRPTFLAGQPCILHGRYGAGSYTLSYTHLETPESPQANLWLAHLVERLTESPSASGCPAPPGNTAPPSGGLRAANPLVPAWELDALPARWHDDGLLRARALFDDIVTIGINHCLFFRRNSWLIGWRAGIPGANLNNLHAAVCTAVSTPPTPAAEDYWHERKADFLNRLALFHKGVTGYLLAERLAMTLSKTFPETVSRQSLKEQRAALFGPPMASGGLYAELLDVLDRLVFLQLHG is encoded by the coding sequence ATGTCAACCCTTCACATACTTTGGGACGAATCCCACGTCTGGGGGCTGCTGGCCTGGCGTGCGGTGGAAAGCATGGGCCTGCCGTACCGGCTGGTGCGGGCGCAAGAGATAGCCGACGGCCTGCTTTCCCGCAATCCCCCCGCCCTGCTGCTGGTGCCCGGCGGCACCGCCCGCCTCAAGGCCGACGCACTGGGCGACACGGGCATGCGGGCCGTGCGCGACTACGTGGCCGGTGGCGGCCGCTACCTTGGCTTCTGCGGCGGCGCGGGCCTTGGCCTTACCGGAGAACACGGCCTTGGGCTGTGCCCGTGGTCGCGCGCGTCGTTCACCGACCGCATGCAGCATTTCGTGTCCGGCCACATACATGCCACGGTCAGCGCGGGGCACCCTCTTGTCCCCCACGCCCTGCCGCCGGAACCGGCCCTGCCGGTGTGGTGGCCGGGCCGCTTTGCCCCGGAAGACGGCCACGACGTGGAAATCCTGGCCCGCTACACCGAACCGGGCAGCGACTTCTGGGTGGCGGACCTGCCGCTGGACACCCTGCCCCCCGGCACCTTCACGGAATGGGAGGACCTGTACGGCATCCGCCTGCGGCCCACCTTTCTGGCCGGGCAGCCGTGCATCCTGCACGGCAGGTACGGCGCGGGCAGCTACACCCTCAGCTACACCCACCTCGAAACGCCGGAATCGCCCCAGGCCAACCTGTGGCTGGCGCATCTGGTGGAACGCCTGACCGAAAGCCCATCTGCTTCCGGCTGCCCGGCTCCCCCCGGTAACACCGCCCCCCCCTCCGGCGGTCTGCGCGCCGCAAACCCGCTGGTGCCCGCATGGGAACTGGACGCCCTGCCCGCCCGCTGGCACGACGACGGCCTGCTGCGCGCCCGCGCGCTGTTCGACGACATCGTGACCATCGGCATCAACCACTGCCTGTTCTTTCGCCGCAATTCATGGCTCATCGGCTGGCGCGCGGGCATTCCCGGCGCCAACCTGAACAACCTGCACGCGGCGGTGTGCACCGCCGTATCCACCCCGCCCACCCCCGCCGCCGAAGACTACTGGCACGAGCGCAAGGCGGACTTCCTGAACCGGCTGGCCCTGTTCCACAAGGGCGTCACCGGCTACCTGCTGGCCGAACGGCTGGCCATGACCCTGTCCAAGACCTTTCCGGAAACAGTCTCGCGCCAGAGCCTGAAGGAACAGCGCGCCGCCCTGTTCGGCCCGCCCATGGCCAGCGGCGGCCTGTACGCGGAACTGCTGGACGTGCTGGACCGGCTGGTGTTTTTGCAACTGCACGGGTAG
- a CDS encoding valine--tRNA ligase → MSDNALPKGYEPRDVESRWRAHWEGNNTFTPDLDAPGEPFSIVIPPPNVTGALHMGHALNLTIQDILCRHARQKGKKVLWVPGTDHAGIATQNVVERGLAKEGKGRHDLGREKFIERVWEWREEYGTRILNQIRAMGASVDWTRERFTMDEGLSRAVRQVFVKLYDDGLIYKGDYIINWCNRCHTALADDEVDHLPRKDHLWQLRYPLADGSGELVIATTRPETMFGDTAVCVHPEDERYTAFIGKMVKLPLTDREIPVIADNYVDREFGTGALKVTPSHDHNDWELGHRHKLEFLQVIDENGVMNEHAGIYAGLTKEECRKRVVADLADQGILVKEEELDHSVGHCYRCKSVIEPHVSTQWFVAASKMAPRARAAVPASTQIFPDNWEKTYYNWLDNIRDWCISRQIWWGHRIPAWTCGDCGKLIVAVDAPERCSCGSGNLTQDEDVLDTWFSSALWPFSTMGWPDDTRELKTFYPTSVLVTGFDILFFWVARMMMMGLHFMDEVPFRHVYIHALVRDAEGRKMSKSTGNVIDPLEMIDKYGTDSLRFTLAAFAAMGRDIKLSEERIEGYRHFVNKLWNAARFALMNLPDDEAPAPVDLDTVQGLHHRWILHRLEEMKESTDAAIVGYRFNDAAQGLYRFIWNEFCDWYLELIKPDMQSNGPDMQSNGQAGGERKAAAQHVLLTVLRETLTLLHPIMPFITCEIWAALPGNAGADLAVQPFPAARPGCVRTEDAARMELVQGVIGAVRTIRAELNIAPSLRLTALVRTANEHDRQVLEENRQMLLVLARLENAEFGPAIEAPRASASNVVSGNEVIVPLTGAVDFEAELARLDKELGKIEKDLVQVNKKLANESFVDKAPAEVVAKERARASELADAKAKLEALQQRFREAIS, encoded by the coding sequence ATGTCGGACAACGCGCTGCCCAAGGGCTACGAGCCTCGGGACGTCGAATCCCGCTGGCGTGCCCACTGGGAGGGGAACAATACCTTCACCCCCGATCTGGACGCCCCCGGCGAACCTTTCTCCATCGTCATACCGCCGCCCAACGTCACCGGGGCCCTGCACATGGGCCACGCCCTCAACCTGACCATTCAGGACATCCTGTGTCGTCATGCCCGCCAGAAGGGCAAGAAGGTGCTGTGGGTGCCGGGCACCGACCACGCGGGCATCGCCACCCAGAACGTGGTGGAACGCGGGCTGGCCAAGGAAGGCAAGGGCCGCCACGACCTGGGCCGCGAGAAGTTCATCGAGCGGGTATGGGAATGGCGCGAGGAATACGGCACCCGTATCCTGAACCAGATCCGCGCCATGGGCGCCTCCGTGGACTGGACGCGCGAGCGCTTCACCATGGACGAAGGCCTTTCGCGCGCCGTGCGTCAGGTGTTCGTGAAGCTGTACGACGACGGCCTGATCTACAAGGGCGACTACATCATCAACTGGTGCAACCGCTGCCACACCGCCCTTGCCGATGACGAAGTGGATCACCTGCCGCGCAAGGACCACCTGTGGCAGTTGCGCTACCCGCTGGCCGACGGCAGCGGTGAACTGGTCATCGCCACCACTCGCCCGGAGACCATGTTCGGCGACACCGCCGTGTGCGTGCACCCCGAGGACGAGCGCTACACCGCCTTCATCGGCAAGATGGTGAAGCTGCCCCTGACGGACCGCGAGATTCCGGTCATCGCCGACAACTACGTGGACCGCGAATTCGGCACCGGCGCGCTGAAGGTCACCCCCTCGCACGACCACAACGACTGGGAACTGGGCCACCGCCACAAGCTGGAATTCCTTCAGGTCATCGACGAGAACGGCGTGATGAACGAACACGCCGGCATCTACGCGGGCCTGACCAAGGAAGAATGCCGCAAGCGCGTGGTGGCCGACCTTGCCGACCAGGGCATCCTGGTCAAGGAAGAGGAACTGGACCACAGCGTGGGCCATTGCTACCGCTGCAAGTCGGTCATCGAGCCGCACGTGTCCACCCAGTGGTTCGTGGCGGCCAGCAAGATGGCCCCGCGCGCCCGCGCCGCCGTGCCCGCCAGCACGCAGATTTTCCCCGACAACTGGGAGAAGACCTACTACAACTGGCTGGACAACATCCGCGACTGGTGCATCAGCCGCCAGATATGGTGGGGCCACCGCATTCCCGCGTGGACCTGCGGCGACTGCGGCAAGCTGATAGTGGCCGTGGACGCGCCGGAACGCTGCTCCTGCGGCAGCGGCAACCTGACGCAGGACGAGGACGTGCTGGACACGTGGTTCTCGTCCGCGCTGTGGCCGTTCTCGACCATGGGATGGCCGGACGACACGCGCGAACTGAAGACCTTCTACCCCACTTCGGTGCTGGTCACCGGCTTCGACATCCTGTTCTTCTGGGTGGCCCGCATGATGATGATGGGGCTGCACTTCATGGACGAGGTGCCGTTCCGCCACGTGTACATCCACGCCCTGGTGCGCGATGCCGAAGGCCGCAAGATGTCCAAGTCCACGGGCAACGTCATCGACCCGCTGGAAATGATCGACAAGTACGGCACCGATTCGCTGCGCTTCACCCTGGCGGCCTTCGCGGCCATGGGGCGCGACATCAAGCTGAGCGAGGAACGCATCGAGGGGTACCGCCACTTCGTCAACAAGCTGTGGAACGCCGCGCGGTTCGCGCTGATGAACCTGCCCGACGACGAAGCGCCCGCCCCGGTGGACCTGGACACCGTGCAGGGGCTGCACCACCGCTGGATCCTGCACCGGCTGGAAGAGATGAAGGAATCCACCGACGCCGCCATCGTGGGCTACCGCTTCAACGATGCGGCGCAGGGGCTGTACCGGTTCATCTGGAACGAGTTCTGCGACTGGTACCTGGAACTCATCAAGCCAGACATGCAAAGCAATGGGCCAGACATGCAGAGCAATGGGCAGGCCGGGGGCGAACGCAAGGCCGCGGCGCAGCACGTGCTGCTTACCGTGCTGCGCGAAACCCTGACCCTGCTGCACCCCATCATGCCGTTCATCACCTGCGAAATCTGGGCGGCTCTGCCCGGCAACGCAGGCGCCGACCTTGCCGTGCAGCCCTTCCCCGCCGCGCGCCCCGGCTGCGTCCGGACAGAGGACGCCGCGCGCATGGAGCTGGTGCAGGGCGTCATCGGCGCGGTGCGCACCATCCGGGCGGAACTGAACATCGCGCCTTCGCTGCGCCTGACCGCGCTGGTGCGCACGGCCAACGAGCACGACCGGCAGGTGCTGGAAGAAAACCGCCAGATGCTGCTGGTGCTGGCCCGGCTGGAAAACGCCGAGTTCGGCCCCGCCATCGAGGCTCCGCGGGCTTCGGCCAGCAACGTGGTGTCCGGCAACGAGGTCATCGTGCCGCTGACCGGCGCCGTGGACTTCGAGGCGGAGCTTGCCCGCCTGGACAAGGAACTGGGCAAGATCGAAAAGGATCTGGTGCAGGTGAACAAGAAGCTGGCCAACGAGAGCTTCGTGGACAAGGCCCCCGCCGAGGTGGTGGCCAAGGAACGCGCCCGCGCCAGTGAACTGGCCGATGCCAAGGCCAAGCTGGAGGCGTTGCAGCAACGGTTCCGCGAGGCCATCAGCTAG
- a CDS encoding DUF3795 domain-containing protein, which produces MTDTAPLHLVAPCGLDCSRCVNCSEGQVAAHATAIRDILGPNFGPFAERLAAMNPALAEYPAFARVLDALAEGTCPGCKTERRTCLPSCKVAGCAAARGLDFCADCADYPCADTGLPPRLEQKWRASNDHIRAAGRDAFLRALAETPRYL; this is translated from the coding sequence ATGACCGACACCGCTCCCCTGCATCTCGTCGCCCCGTGCGGACTGGACTGTTCGCGTTGCGTGAACTGTAGCGAAGGGCAGGTGGCCGCCCATGCCACGGCCATCCGCGACATCCTCGGCCCAAACTTCGGCCCGTTTGCCGAGCGGCTTGCAGCCATGAACCCGGCCCTGGCCGAGTATCCGGCCTTTGCCCGCGTGCTGGACGCACTGGCGGAAGGCACCTGTCCCGGCTGCAAGACCGAGCGCCGCACCTGCCTGCCCTCTTGCAAGGTGGCCGGGTGCGCCGCCGCGCGCGGGCTGGACTTCTGTGCCGACTGTGCGGACTACCCCTGCGCCGACACCGGCCTGCCGCCCCGGCTGGAACAGAAGTGGCGCGCCAGCAACGACCACATTCGTGCTGCGGGGCGCGACGCCTTCCTGCGCGCCCTTGCCGAAACGCCCCGCTACCTGTAG
- the cobA gene encoding uroporphyrinogen-III C-methyltransferase has product MKVYLIGAGPGDPGLLTLKGKRILESADVIVYDYLANDAFLAYAKPGAEIIYVGKKGGDHTLSQDGINRLIVDKAKEGKTVARLKGGDPYMFGRGGEEAEELLDAGVPFEEVPGVTSAVAGPAYAGIPLTHRSYSSSVSFITGHEDPTKPGSVHNWKALADSASTLVFFMGMKNLPEISRKLIEAGMPADTPAALVHWGTTARHRSLVATIATLPQEGPKHGFTNPSLIVVGGVVNLHDRLNWFEQKPLLGKGVVVTRAREQASGLAEALRELGADVVQFPTIEIIPLADYAPVDAAIRDLPGYDWVVFTSVNGVKHFWSRLAACGQDSRALAGRKVAAIGPATADVLRTKGIEPDFIPEKYVAEGVVEGMLARGMGGKRVLLPRAREAREVLPDELRKAGAVVDVLPVYETVPSTARKDDVLARMQEGRIHCVTFGSSSTVDNFFALVPVDMVKAHPEMKLACIGPVTRKTLEGYGLTCHIQPEDFTIPALVDELVRRLPEM; this is encoded by the coding sequence ATGAAGGTCTATCTCATCGGCGCGGGGCCCGGCGACCCCGGCCTGCTCACGCTCAAGGGCAAGCGCATCCTCGAATCGGCGGACGTCATCGTCTACGACTACCTCGCCAACGACGCGTTCCTCGCCTACGCCAAGCCCGGCGCGGAAATCATCTACGTGGGCAAGAAGGGCGGCGACCACACCCTGTCGCAGGACGGCATCAACCGCCTGATCGTGGACAAGGCCAAGGAAGGCAAGACCGTGGCCCGCCTGAAGGGCGGCGATCCGTACATGTTCGGGCGCGGCGGCGAAGAGGCCGAAGAACTTCTGGACGCGGGCGTTCCCTTCGAGGAAGTGCCCGGCGTCACCAGCGCCGTGGCCGGTCCCGCCTACGCGGGCATCCCGCTGACGCACCGCTCCTACTCCTCGTCCGTGTCGTTCATCACCGGGCACGAAGACCCCACCAAGCCCGGCTCGGTGCACAACTGGAAGGCCCTGGCCGACAGCGCCAGCACCCTGGTCTTCTTCATGGGCATGAAGAACCTGCCCGAAATCTCGCGCAAGCTCATCGAGGCGGGCATGCCCGCCGACACCCCGGCGGCACTGGTGCACTGGGGCACCACCGCCCGGCACCGCAGTCTGGTGGCCACCATCGCCACCCTGCCGCAAGAAGGGCCCAAGCACGGCTTCACCAATCCCTCGCTCATCGTGGTGGGGGGGGTGGTCAACCTGCACGACCGCCTGAACTGGTTCGAGCAGAAGCCCCTGCTGGGCAAGGGCGTGGTGGTCACCCGCGCGCGCGAGCAGGCCAGCGGCCTGGCCGAGGCCCTGCGCGAACTGGGCGCCGACGTGGTGCAGTTTCCCACCATCGAGATCATTCCCCTTGCCGACTACGCCCCGGTGGATGCGGCCATCCGCGACCTGCCCGGCTATGACTGGGTGGTGTTCACCTCGGTCAACGGCGTGAAGCACTTCTGGAGCCGCCTTGCCGCGTGCGGGCAGGATTCGCGCGCGTTGGCCGGGCGCAAGGTGGCCGCCATCGGCCCCGCCACCGCCGATGTGCTGCGTACCAAGGGCATCGAACCGGACTTCATCCCCGAAAAGTACGTGGCCGAAGGCGTGGTGGAAGGCATGCTGGCGCGCGGCATGGGCGGCAAGCGCGTGTTGCTGCCCCGCGCCCGCGAGGCGCGCGAGGTGCTGCCCGACGAACTGCGCAAGGCCGGGGCCGTGGTGGACGTGCTGCCGGTGTACGAAACCGTGCCCAGCACCGCCCGCAAGGACGACGTGCTGGCCCGCATGCAGGAAGGGCGCATCCATTGCGTCACTTTCGGTTCGTCGTCCACGGTGGACAACTTCTTTGCGCTGGTGCCCGTGGACATGGTGAAGGCTCACCCCGAGATGAAGCTGGCCTGCATCGGTCCCGTTACCCGCAAGACGCTGGAAGGCTACGGTCTGACCTGCCACATCCAGCCGGAGGATTTCACCATTCCTGCGCTGGTTGACGAGTTGGTCAGGCGTCTGCCCGAGATGTAG
- a CDS encoding MOSC domain-containing protein: protein MGIVRAVCISERKGERKRVVDFITLREDYGVEEDVHAGSGRQVSLLAVESVDIMRPRMPELAAGDFAENILVEGLPLTRCKVGDRLTAGPGILLEITQIGKTCHSKCNIHKTVGFCIMPTEGVFAKVLRGGALRAGDAIDMTEG, encoded by the coding sequence ATGGGCATCGTACGTGCCGTCTGCATCAGCGAGCGGAAAGGCGAGCGCAAGCGGGTGGTGGATTTCATCACCCTGCGCGAGGACTACGGCGTGGAAGAAGACGTCCACGCGGGCAGCGGCAGGCAGGTCAGCCTGCTGGCCGTGGAAAGCGTGGACATCATGCGCCCGCGCATGCCGGAACTGGCCGCGGGTGACTTTGCGGAAAACATCCTGGTGGAAGGGTTGCCCCTTACCCGCTGCAAGGTGGGCGACAGGCTCACCGCCGGGCCGGGCATCCTTCTGGAAATCACCCAGATCGGCAAGACCTGCCATTCCAAGTGCAACATCCACAAGACCGTGGGCTTCTGCATCATGCCCACCGAAGGGGTGTTCGCAAAGGTGCTGCGCGGCGGCGCGCTGCGCGCCGGGGATGCCATCGACATGACGGAAGGGTAG
- the purN gene encoding phosphoribosylglycinamide formyltransferase: MTLQLAVLASGNGSNLQAILDRIASGALDARVCLVLCNKPEARALERARAAGVAHMALSPADHPDRVAFDAAMVAAIRAHGADTVALAGYMRLLTPGFLAAFAGRVVNIHPALLPSFPGLRGAADAQAYGVTLAGCTVHFVDEQMDHGSVIVQAAVPVNAGEPLDDLKARIHAMEHRVYPQALQWLAEGRLRVEGRVVRVLPRRDGGVLQGIPDGPWLVWPPLEQGF; the protein is encoded by the coding sequence ATGACGCTGCAACTGGCCGTGCTGGCCTCCGGCAACGGGTCGAACCTGCAAGCCATTCTGGACCGTATCGCCAGCGGCGCGCTGGATGCCAGGGTGTGCCTTGTGCTGTGCAACAAGCCAGAGGCCCGCGCTCTGGAGCGTGCCCGCGCGGCGGGTGTTGCGCACATGGCTCTTTCCCCGGCGGACCATCCAGACCGGGTGGCCTTTGATGCGGCCATGGTGGCGGCCATCAGGGCGCACGGCGCGGATACCGTGGCGCTGGCCGGGTACATGCGGCTGCTCACGCCGGGGTTTCTGGCCGCGTTCGCGGGGCGGGTGGTGAACATCCACCCCGCGCTGCTGCCGAGCTTTCCGGGCTTGCGCGGTGCGGCGGATGCGCAGGCGTATGGGGTGACCCTGGCGGGGTGTACCGTGCATTTCGTGGACGAGCAGATGGACCATGGCTCGGTCATCGTGCAGGCGGCGGTGCCGGTGAACGCGGGTGAGCCGCTGGATGACCTGAAGGCACGAATTCACGCCATGGAGCATCGCGTCTACCCGCAGGCCTTGCAGTGGCTGGCCGAGGGGCGGTTGCGCGTGGAGGGGCGGGTGGTGCGGGTATTGCCTCGAAGGGATGGTGGCGTTTTGCAAGGCATCCCCGATGGCCCGTGGCTGGTGTGGCCGCCGCTGGAACAGGGATTTTAG
- a CDS encoding LysE family translocator, whose translation MLYNLVALFGLCMVGRMSPGPDMMLLVRHGAGGPTRAAYACVLGICLGLTFHVTWAVLGTGLLQNSPRAFQAVQLAGAAYLAWVGWKALRARADDGGEGAAPPTLREGFRDGLFCNLLNPKVTLFILSVFTQFVAPGTPTGERVAYGAVIVLEALVGWTIFVRFLDTAPMRRFYERHGLHLVRLTGALLLLLAGWSVVSFLRG comes from the coding sequence ATGCTCTACAATCTCGTTGCCCTGTTCGGCCTGTGCATGGTGGGCCGCATGAGTCCCGGCCCGGACATGATGCTGCTGGTGCGCCACGGCGCGGGCGGCCCCACGCGCGCGGCCTATGCCTGCGTGCTGGGCATTTGCTTGGGGCTCACCTTTCACGTGACCTGGGCGGTGCTGGGCACCGGGCTGTTGCAGAACAGCCCACGCGCGTTCCAGGCGGTGCAGTTGGCCGGGGCCGCGTATCTGGCGTGGGTGGGGTGGAAGGCCCTGCGGGCGCGGGCCGACGACGGGGGCGAGGGGGCAGCGCCGCCTACCCTGCGCGAGGGCTTTCGTGACGGGCTGTTCTGCAACCTGCTGAACCCCAAGGTAACGTTGTTCATCCTTTCGGTGTTCACGCAGTTCGTGGCCCCCGGCACGCCCACGGGCGAGCGGGTGGCCTACGGAGCGGTCATCGTGCTGGAGGCGCTGGTGGGCTGGACCATCTTCGTGCGCTTTCTGGATACCGCGCCCATGCGCCGCTTCTACGAGCGGCACGGCCTGCATCTGGTGCGGCTGACCGGCGCGCTGCTGCTGTTGCTGGCGGGATGGAGCGTGGTGTCCTTCTTGCGCGGGTAG